GGACGGTCGTGCTGCCGAACATCCGGCCCGCGCTCGCGACCCTCGCCGTCTTCGCGTTCATGGGCAGCTGGAACAACTTCCTCTGGCCGCTCGTCGTGCTGCGCTCGCCCGAGCTGCAGACGCTGCCGGTGGCGCTCGCCGGGCTCCAGGGCCAGTACACGACCCAATGGGACGTGGTCATGGCCGGCTCGGTCGTGAGCATCCTGCCGATGCTCGCCATCTACCTGTTCGCCCAGAAGTACGTCATCCAGGGAGTCGCGAACACCGGCCTCAAGTGAGGCGGCCGGTCATCCGCCGCGAGTTTCCGCATCCGTTCCACCCGCACCTCACACCTATCGAAGGAGATACGCACCATGAGGACCACCGCACTGGCCGGCGTCGGATTCGTCGCCGCGACCGCACTCGCACTGACCGGCTGCGCCGCAGGCGACCAGGCCGGCGACGAGGCCGACGGCCCCGTCACGATCACGTACAGCAACTTCATCTCGAACGGCGGCAACGAGGAGAACCTCCAGGCCATCGTCGACGCCTTCGAGGAGGAGCACCCGGACATCACCGTCGAGGTCACGACGCTGCCGTACGCCGACTACGGCACGGCGCTGCAGACCGACCTCGCGGCGGGAACGGTCTCGGACGTGTTCGACATCGAGTACGCCAACTTCGCGCAGTACCAGGCGAACGGCGTGCTGGCCGAGCTCTCGCCGGAGGACTCCGGCGCCTACCGGGCGAGCGTGCTGGAGGCCTACCAGGCCGACGGCACGCAGTACGCGCTGCCCAGCTCGTTCTCGACGGTCGTGCTGTTCTACAACAGCGATCTCTTCGAGGCCGCGGGGCTGGACGTGCCGGCCGGCGACTGGACCTGGTCCGACGAACTCGCCGCGGCGGAGGAGCTCACGGATGAGGGTGGCGGGGTCTGGGGCGACCACCAGCCGGTGAGCTTCTACGAGTACTACAAGGTGCTCGCGCAGAACGGCGGCGAGTTCCTGAACGCCGACGGCACGGCCGTCGCCTTCAACACGCCCGAGGGTGTCGAGGCGGCCGAGTGGCTGGTCGAGAAGAGCGGCACCGTGATGCCGTCCATCGAGGACGGCCAGGGCACGCCCGACTTCGACACGAACCTGTTCCTCGACGGCAAGCTCGCGATGCTGCACACCGGCATCTGGATGTTCGGCGCCTTCGCCGACGTCCCGTTCGGGTGGGACATCGCCGTGGAGC
This portion of the Agromyces rhizosphaerae genome encodes:
- a CDS encoding ABC transporter substrate-binding protein — translated: MRTTALAGVGFVAATALALTGCAAGDQAGDEADGPVTITYSNFISNGGNEENLQAIVDAFEEEHPDITVEVTTLPYADYGTALQTDLAAGTVSDVFDIEYANFAQYQANGVLAELSPEDSGAYRASVLEAYQADGTQYALPSSFSTVVLFYNSDLFEAAGLDVPAGDWTWSDELAAAEELTDEGGGVWGDHQPVSFYEYYKVLAQNGGEFLNADGTAVAFNTPEGVEAAEWLVEKSGTVMPSIEDGQGTPDFDTNLFLDGKLAMLHTGIWMFGAFADVPFGWDIAVEPGNTQQASALFSNAVGVSAGSEHQEAASMFAEFLTSSDVMVQTRLDAGWELPAISDEAALDSYLTLGDPANRQAVFDSLEQVALPPVVAQGQQEMQDIMTEELVEAQAGRKSVQEALDSAEERINAAIGG